The nucleotide sequence GTCTCGCTGCTGGTGATCGGCGGGCTGGTGGCGGTCGGGGTGCGGGCGCCGGTCGTGCTGGCGGTGCTGGCGGCGGCGGTCGCCGCGGTGTTCCACGGCTATCCGCACCAGGGATCGGCCCTGTTCTGGGCCGGCTGCGCCGGTGGCTTCCTGCTGGTCGCCTGCGGCGGGCTGGGGCTGAGCGCGGTGCTGGGACAGGCGGTTTCGGCCCGCGCGGTGCAGTTGTGTGGCGGCGCGGTCGCGGTGGCCGGGCTTCTCGACCTCATGAACGTCATTTAACCGTTCACGCCTTGAAAAGCCGGGGTTGCACGGAGATCTTCAGGAGGCGACACCCCCTTTGACCCTGCGGGAACGGGATAAGCCGGTGCCACGCGCGAACGCCAATGCCCGTCCGACCACCGGCGCCGAGTCCACCGGCTCCCGCCGCGCCTTCCTGCTCGGCGCCGGAGCGGCCGGCCTCGCGGCGATGCTGCCGCATCCCGGCCGGGCGCAGACTCCCCTCCCCGACATCCGTTACTTCCGCATCGGCACCGGCACCACCTCGGGCACCTATTTTCCGATCGGCGGGCTGATCGCCAACGCCATCTCCAACCCGCCCGGCTCGCGCCCCTGCGAGAAGGGGGGAAGCTGCGGCATCCCCGGCCTGATCGTCGTCGCGCAGGCGACCACCGGCTCCGTGGAGAACATCGAGCTTTTGCGCAGCGGTGCCGTGGAGGCCGGGCTGGCCCAGGCCGACGTCGCCTGGTGGGCCTATTCCGGCACAGGCAGCTTCAAGGGCAAGCCGCCCTTCGAGGCGCTGCGCTCGCTCGGCATGCTCTATGCGGAGGCGATCCAGCTCGTCGTCCGGGCGGACAGCGGCATCCATTCCACGAAGGATCTGGCCGGCAAGGCGATCTCGCTGGGCGAGGAGGGATCCGGAACGCTGGTGGAGGCGCGGCTGCTGCTCGACGCCTTCGGGGTGAAGGAGGCGGGGCTGAAGCCGGCCTATCTGAAGCCGGGCACCGCCGCCGACCGCATGGCGAAGGGGGAACTGGACGGCTTCTTCATGGTCGGGGGCTATCCGGTCTCCGCCGTCAGCGACGTCGCCGCCCGCGTGCCGATCCGCCTGATCCCGATCGAGGGGGACATCGCCCGGACGCTGCGCCAGCGCCAGCGCTTCTACATGGAAAGCGTGATCCCGGCCGAAGCCTATCCCGGCACCGCCGCCACCCCGACCCTGGCGCTGGGGGCGGAACTGCTGGTGCGCGCCGACCGCCCGGAGGAGCTGATCTACGGCATCGTCAAGGCGCTGTGGCACGAGAACACCCGCCGCCTCCTGGCGGAAGGGCACCCGCGGGGGAAGAGCTTCGACCCCGCCAAGGCGGTGGCGGGCGTGTCCGTCCCGCTCCACCCCGGCGCCGAGCGCTACTATGGCGAGGCCGGGCTGATCGGCAACGCGGCGAACGAGCCGGCGGGGGCTACGCTTCCCGACAAGCCGGCACCCGCCGCATCCCCGGAACCGCCGTCCGTGCCCCCGCCATCCCCTGTTCCGCCAACCACCACCCCGCCGGCCACCACCCCGCCGGCCACCATCCCGCTGCCGTCCGTCAAGCCGCAGCCCTGAGCGGTGGCGGTCCGTCCGGGTCCGGGGTCAGTTCCGGCCGCTCTCCGGCCGGGTGAGGCCCTTGCCATAGCCGGAGACCCGCGCCTCGGTGCCCTTGGCCTTGTTGTCGGCGGTCCCGGCGTCGGCCTCGCGCTGGTGCGCGGCATGGCTGCCGGTCCCGGCGGGGGACTGGTTGCCGCGGAAGGGGTTCTGCCGGCCGGACTTGTCGGACACGGCATCGTCCCGGCCCTGTTCCGCGCCGCCCTGGCCGGTTCCGATGTCCGGGCTGTCGATGTTGCGCTTGTTGTCGCTCATGGATCGCCTCCTGTCGCGGACCCCGGCCGGCAAGGCGGCCGGGGCGCTGGAGCCATCCTCAACAGGGTCGCGGGCCCGCGGGTTCCTGCCGCGCAGGCCGGGATCAGGGGGCGATCACCCACTCCTCGGCCTTGGCGGCGGCGATCCAGTCGCGCATCGCCGGCAGGGCGAGCACGGTGTCCATATAGGCCCGCACCGTCTCGTCCACCGTCACGTCGTAGGTCGTGAAGCGGGTCACCACCGGGGCGAACATCGCGTCGGCGATGGTGAAGCGGCCGAACAGGAAGGGACCGTTCTGGCCGAAGCGCCGGCGCGTCTCCGTCCACAGGGCGATGACGCGGGCGATGTCGGCCTCGCTTTCCGGGGTGCGGCCCTCGCCGGGATGGTCGGCCTTCAGGTCCATCGGCATG is from Azospirillum thermophilum and encodes:
- a CDS encoding TAXI family TRAP transporter solute-binding subunit, with protein sequence MPRANANARPTTGAESTGSRRAFLLGAGAAGLAAMLPHPGRAQTPLPDIRYFRIGTGTTSGTYFPIGGLIANAISNPPGSRPCEKGGSCGIPGLIVVAQATTGSVENIELLRSGAVEAGLAQADVAWWAYSGTGSFKGKPPFEALRSLGMLYAEAIQLVVRADSGIHSTKDLAGKAISLGEEGSGTLVEARLLLDAFGVKEAGLKPAYLKPGTAADRMAKGELDGFFMVGGYPVSAVSDVAARVPIRLIPIEGDIARTLRQRQRFYMESVIPAEAYPGTAATPTLALGAELLVRADRPEELIYGIVKALWHENTRRLLAEGHPRGKSFDPAKAVAGVSVPLHPGAERYYGEAGLIGNAANEPAGATLPDKPAPAASPEPPSVPPPSPVPPTTTPPATTPPATIPLPSVKPQP
- a CDS encoding HupE/UreJ family protein, which gives rise to MMTLTGAFGTGLTEPVWVLQHLAGFLAIGMWAGQTGGTAVWQVPVAAVTAALAAGLAAQTGIKLPYAAQGLAVSLLVIGGLVAVGVRAPVVLAVLAAAVAAVFHGYPHQGSALFWAGCAGGFLLVACGGLGLSAVLGQAVSARAVQLCGGAVAVAGLLDLMNVI